A window of the Arachis duranensis cultivar V14167 chromosome 5, aradu.V14167.gnm2.J7QH, whole genome shotgun sequence genome harbors these coding sequences:
- the LOC107490601 gene encoding COP1-interacting protein 7 isoform X2, giving the protein MDSKAVLDYALFQLTPTRTRCELVVFCGGVREKIASGLFEPFVSHLKFVKDEISKGGYSIKLLPPNNSAFWFSKATFERFVRFVSTPAILERFVSLEKEILQIESSFQANALSMSTASSDEGTTPQANGITRRLSDSAKLNGVIEDVDNKEEESSKVSLQRLLESRIALLRKEQAMAYTRGLVAGFEINSIDDLMHFANAFGALRLREACINFKDLWSKKHADDLWIKEVAAMQSCLPPAILFSETSGIVLANDTIENNSTKDAGELETPNSDVNLASTDPKPPHMANVHMPMPWPYNVPPPYMYNIQQMPPYQGYPMTNMQPVPPHLLRNMQWSSDMAMNQKLSETKKKKSTNKKGHEEDEDEKTESSESDSGSESNSDEEQESNHSVKDALKRKKNRRKSSGTVVIRNINYITPKRRNGNDGESSDESSLDDGDDSVSEEAIKQKVGAALESLQKVHKVEKHANGKKAHTRRSLTKSSDSTDHDLTENSGNASEEGNKNDNWDAFQNLLKIDEDIGEMVQPTIDVHNEHLMVEPMPYSSSSPHMDFKEVPKNPKVPSDSFIVANRNGANEGGSKLDEYVDSRGSVTKRRDSIGEEILMSNRLKETRNELGNPLSTFVADSSLVTKSIAADDCFIVDNLDKNRSPVPTVDGDCVLSSVNDSSHAEKRSQESFIDDSFMIQGQLVDNSPSDSQWRTDIVVEDLVSANMMEADTAASSQKREEEPSDLYVVLQRDSGLDSVEASRTMDYEIDFSFTETCRRSSIDVNKDVPVTPENDKTKSKVSGTRSLEKDKPNSKSIRGSSVKSRPEITPRNKRTPLTSRPIVQKSKREQEDEIRKRMEELALERQRRIAERTASSGLARAAPRKDQGEGKAARVNSKTQSINRTISTTKVRGT; this is encoded by the exons ATGGATTCCAAGGCTGTTCTGGATTATGCTTTGTTTCAACTCACACCAACCAGGACCAG ATGTGAGCTGGTAGTGTTTTGTGGTGGTGTTCGTGAGAAAATAGCTTCAGGGTTGTTTGAGCCTTTTGTTTCTCACCTCAAGTTTGTGAAAGATGAGATCTCTAAAGGTGGATACTCAATTAAGCTTCTCCCTCCAAACAATTCTGCATTCTGGTTCTCCAAGGCCACCTTTGAAAG atttgtGCGATTCGTTAGCACACCTGCAATTTTGGAGAGGTTCGTCAGCCTTGAAAAAGAAATCCTGCAGATTGAAAGTTCATTTCAAGCAAATGCTTTGTCGATGTCCACTGCATCTTCCGACGAAG GAACCACGCCACAAGCCAATGGAATTACAAGGAGGTTGAGTGATTCTGCAAAG TTAAATGGAGTAATTGAAGATGTTGACAATAAAGAAGAGGAAAGCTCAAA GGTCTCCCTGCAACGACTATTGGAGTCTCGAATAGCACTACTCCGGAAAGAGCAAGCTATGGCTTATACACGTGGTCTAGTTGCCGGATTTGAGATCAACAGTATTGATGATCTCATGCATTTTGCAAATGCATTTGGAGCATTGCGTTTGAG GGAAGCCTGCATTAACTTCAAGGATTTATGGAGCAAAAAGCATGCTGATGATCTTTGGATAAAAGAAGTTGCTGCAATGCAATCATGCTTGCCTCCGGCGATCTTATTTTCCGAGACATCCGGAATTGTGCTAGCAAACGATACTATTGAGAATAATAGCACTAAGGATGCTGGTGAACTGGAAACACCAAATTCTG ATGTGAACTTGGCTTCAACTGATCCGAAACCACCACACATGGCGAATGTTCATATGCCAATGCCATGGCCTTACAATGTACCTCCTCCATATATGTACAATATTCAGCAAATGCCGCCATACCAAGGATATCCTATGACTAATATGCAACCTGTTCCTCCTCACCTTTTAAGAAATATGCAATGGTCTTCTGACATGGCAATGAATCAGAAACTATCAGAaaccaaaaagaagaaatcaaCAAATAAGAAAGGgcatgaagaagatgaagatgagaaGACCGAGTCGAGCGAGTCTGATTCAGggagtgagtctaattcagatGAAGAGCAGGAGTCGAATCATTCGGTGAAGGATGctctgaaaaggaaaaagaacagAAGAAAGTCTTCAGGAACTGTTGTGATTCGTAACATCAACTACATTACTCCAAAAAGGAGAAATGGAAATGATGGTGAAAGCTCTGATGAATCATCTTTAGATGATGGTGATGACAGTGTCAGCGAAGAAGCCATCAAACAGAAAGTTGGTGCTGCTCTTGAGTCCTTGCAAAAGGTTCATAAAGTTGAAAAACATGCTAATGGAAAGAAAGCACATACTCGGCGCAGTTTAACTAAATCGAGTGATTCAACTGATCATGATCTCACTGAAAACTCAGGCAATGCATCTgaagaaggaaacaaaaacGACAACTGGGATGCTTTCCAGAACCTATTGAAGATAGATGAAGATATTGGAGAAATGGTGCAGCCAACAATTGATGTCCACAATGAACATCTTATGGTGGAACCAATGCCATATTCTAGTTCATCTCCACACATGGACTTCAAAGAGGTTCCCAAGAATCCTAAGGTCCCGAGTGACTCCTTCATTGTGGCCAACAGAAATGGAGCAAATGAAGGTGGATCCAAGCTGGATGAATATGTAGACAGCCGTGGTTCGGTTACCAAGAGGAGGGACAGCATAGGAGAAGAGATACTGATGTCTAATAGGCTAAAAGAAACCAGAAATGAACTCGGTAATCCATTATCTACTTTTGTAGCCGATTCATCATTGGTAACAAAGAGCATAGCAGCAGATGATTGTTTTATTGTTGATAATTTGGATAAGAACAGGAGTCCTGTtcccacagttgatggtgattGTGTTTTGTCATCAGTCAATGATAGCTCCCATGCTGAAAAAAGAAGTCAAGAAAGTTTCATTGATGATTCTTTTATGATACAAGGTCAGTTGGTTGATAATAGTCCTTCTGATTCACAATGGAGGACAGACATAGTTGTTGAAGATCTAGTTTCTGCGAATATGATGGAAGCCGACACGGCTGCTTCGAGTCAGAAGCGTGAGGAGGAGCCCAGTGACCTCTATGTAGTGTTACAACGGGATTCTGGATTGGATTCTGTTGAGGCTTCGAGGACAATGGACTACGAAATTGACTTCTCTTTCACGGAAACTTGTAGAAGGTCTTCTATTGATGTCAACAAGGATGTTCCTGTTACTCCTGAGAATGACAAAACCAAAAGCAAAGTTTCAGGAACCAGGAGTTTGGAGAAGGACAAGCCTAATTCCAAGAGTATTCGCGGATCGTCCGTGAAGAGCAGGCCTGAAATCACGCCTAGGAACAAAAGGACACCTCTCACGAGTAGACCAATAGTTCAAAAGAGCAAACGGGAACAG GAAGATGAAATTAGGAAGAGAATGGAAGAATTGGCGCTCGAGCGCCAGCGGAGAATCGCAGAAAGAACAGCATCGTCTGGTCTAGCGAGAGCAGCGCCGAGGAAAGACCAAGGTGAAGGGAAAGCAGCAAGAGTCAATAGCAAGACTCAATCCATAAACAGGACTATTTCTACCACCAAGGTCAGGGGAACTTAA
- the LOC107490601 gene encoding COP1-interacting protein 7 isoform X1 translates to MDSKAVLDYALFQLTPTRTRCELVVFCGGVREKIASGLFEPFVSHLKFVKDEISKGGYSIKLLPPNNSAFWFSKATFERFVRFVSTPAILERFVSLEKEILQIESSFQANALSMSTASSDEGTTPQANGITRRLSDSAKLNGVIEDVDNKEEESSKVSLQRLLESRIALLRKEQAMAYTRGLVAGFEINSIDDLMHFANAFGALRLREACINFKDLWSKKHADDLWIKEVAAMQSCLPPAILFSETSGIVLANDTIENNSTKDAGELETPNSGKKEDVNLASTDPKPPHMANVHMPMPWPYNVPPPYMYNIQQMPPYQGYPMTNMQPVPPHLLRNMQWSSDMAMNQKLSETKKKKSTNKKGHEEDEDEKTESSESDSGSESNSDEEQESNHSVKDALKRKKNRRKSSGTVVIRNINYITPKRRNGNDGESSDESSLDDGDDSVSEEAIKQKVGAALESLQKVHKVEKHANGKKAHTRRSLTKSSDSTDHDLTENSGNASEEGNKNDNWDAFQNLLKIDEDIGEMVQPTIDVHNEHLMVEPMPYSSSSPHMDFKEVPKNPKVPSDSFIVANRNGANEGGSKLDEYVDSRGSVTKRRDSIGEEILMSNRLKETRNELGNPLSTFVADSSLVTKSIAADDCFIVDNLDKNRSPVPTVDGDCVLSSVNDSSHAEKRSQESFIDDSFMIQGQLVDNSPSDSQWRTDIVVEDLVSANMMEADTAASSQKREEEPSDLYVVLQRDSGLDSVEASRTMDYEIDFSFTETCRRSSIDVNKDVPVTPENDKTKSKVSGTRSLEKDKPNSKSIRGSSVKSRPEITPRNKRTPLTSRPIVQKSKREQEDEIRKRMEELALERQRRIAERTASSGLARAAPRKDQGEGKAARVNSKTQSINRTISTTKVRGT, encoded by the exons ATGGATTCCAAGGCTGTTCTGGATTATGCTTTGTTTCAACTCACACCAACCAGGACCAG ATGTGAGCTGGTAGTGTTTTGTGGTGGTGTTCGTGAGAAAATAGCTTCAGGGTTGTTTGAGCCTTTTGTTTCTCACCTCAAGTTTGTGAAAGATGAGATCTCTAAAGGTGGATACTCAATTAAGCTTCTCCCTCCAAACAATTCTGCATTCTGGTTCTCCAAGGCCACCTTTGAAAG atttgtGCGATTCGTTAGCACACCTGCAATTTTGGAGAGGTTCGTCAGCCTTGAAAAAGAAATCCTGCAGATTGAAAGTTCATTTCAAGCAAATGCTTTGTCGATGTCCACTGCATCTTCCGACGAAG GAACCACGCCACAAGCCAATGGAATTACAAGGAGGTTGAGTGATTCTGCAAAG TTAAATGGAGTAATTGAAGATGTTGACAATAAAGAAGAGGAAAGCTCAAA GGTCTCCCTGCAACGACTATTGGAGTCTCGAATAGCACTACTCCGGAAAGAGCAAGCTATGGCTTATACACGTGGTCTAGTTGCCGGATTTGAGATCAACAGTATTGATGATCTCATGCATTTTGCAAATGCATTTGGAGCATTGCGTTTGAG GGAAGCCTGCATTAACTTCAAGGATTTATGGAGCAAAAAGCATGCTGATGATCTTTGGATAAAAGAAGTTGCTGCAATGCAATCATGCTTGCCTCCGGCGATCTTATTTTCCGAGACATCCGGAATTGTGCTAGCAAACGATACTATTGAGAATAATAGCACTAAGGATGCTGGTGAACTGGAAACACCAAATTCTGGTAAAAAAGAAG ATGTGAACTTGGCTTCAACTGATCCGAAACCACCACACATGGCGAATGTTCATATGCCAATGCCATGGCCTTACAATGTACCTCCTCCATATATGTACAATATTCAGCAAATGCCGCCATACCAAGGATATCCTATGACTAATATGCAACCTGTTCCTCCTCACCTTTTAAGAAATATGCAATGGTCTTCTGACATGGCAATGAATCAGAAACTATCAGAaaccaaaaagaagaaatcaaCAAATAAGAAAGGgcatgaagaagatgaagatgagaaGACCGAGTCGAGCGAGTCTGATTCAGggagtgagtctaattcagatGAAGAGCAGGAGTCGAATCATTCGGTGAAGGATGctctgaaaaggaaaaagaacagAAGAAAGTCTTCAGGAACTGTTGTGATTCGTAACATCAACTACATTACTCCAAAAAGGAGAAATGGAAATGATGGTGAAAGCTCTGATGAATCATCTTTAGATGATGGTGATGACAGTGTCAGCGAAGAAGCCATCAAACAGAAAGTTGGTGCTGCTCTTGAGTCCTTGCAAAAGGTTCATAAAGTTGAAAAACATGCTAATGGAAAGAAAGCACATACTCGGCGCAGTTTAACTAAATCGAGTGATTCAACTGATCATGATCTCACTGAAAACTCAGGCAATGCATCTgaagaaggaaacaaaaacGACAACTGGGATGCTTTCCAGAACCTATTGAAGATAGATGAAGATATTGGAGAAATGGTGCAGCCAACAATTGATGTCCACAATGAACATCTTATGGTGGAACCAATGCCATATTCTAGTTCATCTCCACACATGGACTTCAAAGAGGTTCCCAAGAATCCTAAGGTCCCGAGTGACTCCTTCATTGTGGCCAACAGAAATGGAGCAAATGAAGGTGGATCCAAGCTGGATGAATATGTAGACAGCCGTGGTTCGGTTACCAAGAGGAGGGACAGCATAGGAGAAGAGATACTGATGTCTAATAGGCTAAAAGAAACCAGAAATGAACTCGGTAATCCATTATCTACTTTTGTAGCCGATTCATCATTGGTAACAAAGAGCATAGCAGCAGATGATTGTTTTATTGTTGATAATTTGGATAAGAACAGGAGTCCTGTtcccacagttgatggtgattGTGTTTTGTCATCAGTCAATGATAGCTCCCATGCTGAAAAAAGAAGTCAAGAAAGTTTCATTGATGATTCTTTTATGATACAAGGTCAGTTGGTTGATAATAGTCCTTCTGATTCACAATGGAGGACAGACATAGTTGTTGAAGATCTAGTTTCTGCGAATATGATGGAAGCCGACACGGCTGCTTCGAGTCAGAAGCGTGAGGAGGAGCCCAGTGACCTCTATGTAGTGTTACAACGGGATTCTGGATTGGATTCTGTTGAGGCTTCGAGGACAATGGACTACGAAATTGACTTCTCTTTCACGGAAACTTGTAGAAGGTCTTCTATTGATGTCAACAAGGATGTTCCTGTTACTCCTGAGAATGACAAAACCAAAAGCAAAGTTTCAGGAACCAGGAGTTTGGAGAAGGACAAGCCTAATTCCAAGAGTATTCGCGGATCGTCCGTGAAGAGCAGGCCTGAAATCACGCCTAGGAACAAAAGGACACCTCTCACGAGTAGACCAATAGTTCAAAAGAGCAAACGGGAACAG GAAGATGAAATTAGGAAGAGAATGGAAGAATTGGCGCTCGAGCGCCAGCGGAGAATCGCAGAAAGAACAGCATCGTCTGGTCTAGCGAGAGCAGCGCCGAGGAAAGACCAAGGTGAAGGGAAAGCAGCAAGAGTCAATAGCAAGACTCAATCCATAAACAGGACTATTTCTACCACCAAGGTCAGGGGAACTTAA